The proteins below come from a single Odontesthes bonariensis isolate fOdoBon6 chromosome 18, fOdoBon6.hap1, whole genome shotgun sequence genomic window:
- the pef1 gene encoding peflin, whose product MSFHYGQGYPGGGNPPPGAPYGGGRGPYGAPPSAPYGGAAGPTGGPYGGYGVPGHGGQYGSGAGGAPHGHYGGYGGQAYGGPNGYNAPPGNVPHGVNPEAYQWFQTVDTDRSGFINPKELKQALVNSNWSAFNDETCYMMINMFDKTRSGRIDLFGFSALWDFMQQWRALFQQYDRDRSGAISGTELHQALAQMGYNLSPQFTETLVQHFSTRGGCPGIQLDRFIQVCTQLQSMTQTFRERDTAMAGNIRLSYEDFLSGAVTRLM is encoded by the exons ATGAGTTTCCATTACGGCCAG ggCTATCCAGGAGGAGGCAACCCACCGCCAGGTGCTCCGTACGGCGGAGGTAGGGGTCCCTATGGGGCTCCCCCCTCAGCTCCTTATGGAGGGGCGGCAGGTCCAACAGGTGGTCCCTATGGCGGCTATGGAGTCCCAGGTCATGGTGGGCAATATGGGTCCGGAGCTGGTGGTGCCCCCCATGGGCATTATGGGGGTTACGGGGGTCAAGCTTACGGAGGACCTAACGGATACAACGCTCCCCCAG GTAACGTCCCTCATGGTGTTAACCCAGAGGCGTACCAGTGGTTCCAGACTGTCGACACGGACCGCAGCGGCTTCATCAACCCAAAGGAGCTGAAACAGGCGCTCGTCAACTCAAACTGGTCCGCTTTTAATGACGAGACCTGCTACATGATGATAA ACATGTTTGACAAGACACGGTCAGGTCGAATAGACTTGTTTGGCTTCTCAGCTCTGTGGGACTTCATGCAGCAGTGGAGAGCGTTGTTTCAGCAATATGACAGGGACCGCTCAGGAGCCATCAGTGGCACAGAGCTACACCAAG CATTAGCTCAGATGGGCTACAACCTCAGCCCCCAGTTCACCGAGACGCTGGTGCAGCACTTCAGCACGAGAGGCGGGTGCCCCGGCATACAGCTGGACCGCTTCATCCAGGTGTGCACGCAGCTGCAAAGCATGACGCAGACGTTCAGGGAGAGGGACACCGCCATGGCGGGCAACATCCGCCTCAGCTATGAGGACTTCCTCTCTGGTGCCGTCACAAGGCTCATGTGA
- the gjb9b gene encoding gap junction protein beta 9b gives MNWSGLEALISGVNKYSTVFGRVWLSMVFVFRVMVFVVAAQRVWGDENKDFVCNTAQPGCTNVCFDHIFPISHIRLWALQLIFITCPSLMVVGHVKYREQKDMKYTTAHKGAHLYANPGKKRGGLWWTYLVSLIFKAGFDAAFLYLLYYIYEGYDLPRLSKCSLEPCPNTVDCYISRPTEKRIFTLFMVVSSSVCILMCICEMIYLIYKRIQKVVKRKIEADRRMFVESHEMESLSAPRTEFRSKNSVRMDPTVSIQNLSNSHAEKATSSKK, from the exons ATGAACTGGTCTGGTCTGGAGGCGCTCATCAGCGGAGTCAACAAATATTCCACCGTCTTCGGTCGGGTCTGGCTCTCGATGGTCTTCGTCTTCAGGGTGATGGTGTTCGTGGTCGCAGCTCAACGGGTGTGGGGAGATGAGAACAAAGACTTTGTCTGCAACACCGCCCAGCCCGGCTGCACCAACGTGTGCTTTGACCACATCTTCCCCATTTCCCACATCCGCCTGTGGGCCCTGCAGCTCATCTTCATCACCTGCCCGTCACTTATGGTCGTTGGGCATGTCAAGTATCGGGAGCAGAAGGACATGAAGTACACCACCGCCCACAAGGGTGCCCATCTGTATGCCAACCCTGGCAAGAAGCGTGGGGGACTGTGGTGGACATACCTG GTGAGTCTGATCTTCAAGGCAGGTTTTGATGCTGCCTTCCTCTACCTCCTGTACTACATTTATGAAGGTTATGACTTGCCCCGCTTGTCCAAGTGTTCCCTGGAGCCTTGCCCCAACACGGTGGACTGCTACATATCCCGGCCCACAGAAAAAAGAATCTTCACACTGTTCATGGTGGTTTCCTCTTCAGTCTGCATCTTGATGTGCATCTGTGAGATGATTTACCTCATCTACAAACGTATCCAGAAAGTCGTTAAGAGGAAGATAGAGGCAGACCGAAGAATGTTTGTAGAAAGTCACGAGATGGAATCGCTGTCAGCACCACGTACAGAATTCCGGTCCAAAAACTCCGTCAGAATGGATCCAACCGTTTCCATTCAGAACCTCAGTAACAGCCACGCTGAGAAGGCAACATCGAGTAAAAAATAA